A DNA window from Vigna angularis cultivar LongXiaoDou No.4 chromosome 1, ASM1680809v1, whole genome shotgun sequence contains the following coding sequences:
- the LOC108320953 gene encoding tobamovirus multiplication protein 1 isoform X1 produces the protein MAERHLLCPLCRLYLGLIYDPTLMFLYEGHCFATPVNSECVQLVRIQIRVPEDGWTMQKIFHLMNFVVNGLRAVLFGLYKSVFAIRAKALEQMLMELPSLLFFSTCTLLVLFWAEIYHEVCLLSFGRTTLTVIILWNIFFICLECIQARSEPSQKLRPAYVIINGFIYLVQICLWIYMWIYMIASKPATGLEAAELFLSVISFFSLLGFLLYGGRLFFLLRRFPIESRGRQKKLYEVGSVTSICCTCFLIRCALLAFSVFGKNTDLDVLNHPILNLVYYLMVEIVPSALVLFILRKLPPRRVSDQYHPIR, from the exons ATGGCAGAGAGGCACTTACTATGCCCTTTGTGTCGCTTATACCTTGGTCTCATTTATGATCCAACACTGATGTTTCTCTATGAGGGTCATTGTTTTGCAACCCCTGTGAACTCTGAATGC GTACAACTGGTGCGAATTCAAATAAGGGTACCTGAAGATGGGTGGACAATGCAGAAGATTTTCCACTTGATGAACTTTGTTGTCAATGGAT TGAGGGCTGTCCTTTTCGGTTTATACAAAAGTGTTTTTGCAATAAGAGCAAAG GCACTAGAGCAGATGTTAATGGAGCTTCCTAGTCTTCTGTTTTTTTCTACGTGTACATTGCTTGTCTTGTTCTGGGCTGAGATATATCACGAGGTATGTTTACTTTCTTTTGGGAGAACTACATTAACAGTCATTATTTTATggaatattttctttatctgtCTCGAATGTATTCAGGCAAGAAGTGAACCCTCACAGAAACTTAGGCCTgcttatgttattattaatggtTTTATTTACTTGGTACAG ATCTGCCTCTGGATTTACATGTGGATTTACATGATTGCAAGCAAACCTGCTACAGGCTTGGAAGCTGCAGAACTCTTCCTTTCAG TTATAtcattcttttctcttcttggATTTTTGTTGTACGGTGGAAG GTTGTTTTTCTTATTGAGGCGTTTCCCCATTGAATCTAGAGGCCGTCAAAAGAAACTTTACGAG GTTGGGTCTGTTACTAGTATTTGTTGCACTTGTTTTCTGATAAGATGTGCTTTG CTTGCATTTTCTGTATTTGGTAAGAATACAGATCTTGATGTCTTGAACCATCCCATTCTTAACCTGGTTTACTATTTG ATGGTAGAGATTGTTCCCTCAGCGTTGGTGCTCTTCATACTGCGAAAGCTGCCCCCACGACGAGTTTCTGACCAGTACCACCCCATTAGATGA
- the LOC108320953 gene encoding tobamovirus multiplication protein 1 isoform X2, protein MVVFWCLRCELCANLVQLVRIQIRVPEDGWTMQKIFHLMNFVVNGLRAVLFGLYKSVFAIRAKALEQMLMELPSLLFFSTCTLLVLFWAEIYHEVCLLSFGRTTLTVIILWNIFFICLECIQARSEPSQKLRPAYVIINGFIYLVQICLWIYMWIYMIASKPATGLEAAELFLSVISFFSLLGFLLYGGRLFFLLRRFPIESRGRQKKLYEVGSVTSICCTCFLIRCALLAFSVFGKNTDLDVLNHPILNLVYYLMVEIVPSALVLFILRKLPPRRVSDQYHPIR, encoded by the exons ATGGTTGTCTTTTGGTGCCTGAGATGTGAATTGTGTGCCAATTTG GTACAACTGGTGCGAATTCAAATAAGGGTACCTGAAGATGGGTGGACAATGCAGAAGATTTTCCACTTGATGAACTTTGTTGTCAATGGAT TGAGGGCTGTCCTTTTCGGTTTATACAAAAGTGTTTTTGCAATAAGAGCAAAG GCACTAGAGCAGATGTTAATGGAGCTTCCTAGTCTTCTGTTTTTTTCTACGTGTACATTGCTTGTCTTGTTCTGGGCTGAGATATATCACGAGGTATGTTTACTTTCTTTTGGGAGAACTACATTAACAGTCATTATTTTATggaatattttctttatctgtCTCGAATGTATTCAGGCAAGAAGTGAACCCTCACAGAAACTTAGGCCTgcttatgttattattaatggtTTTATTTACTTGGTACAG ATCTGCCTCTGGATTTACATGTGGATTTACATGATTGCAAGCAAACCTGCTACAGGCTTGGAAGCTGCAGAACTCTTCCTTTCAG TTATAtcattcttttctcttcttggATTTTTGTTGTACGGTGGAAG GTTGTTTTTCTTATTGAGGCGTTTCCCCATTGAATCTAGAGGCCGTCAAAAGAAACTTTACGAG GTTGGGTCTGTTACTAGTATTTGTTGCACTTGTTTTCTGATAAGATGTGCTTTG CTTGCATTTTCTGTATTTGGTAAGAATACAGATCTTGATGTCTTGAACCATCCCATTCTTAACCTGGTTTACTATTTG ATGGTAGAGATTGTTCCCTCAGCGTTGGTGCTCTTCATACTGCGAAAGCTGCCCCCACGACGAGTTTCTGACCAGTACCACCCCATTAGATGA
- the LOC108320952 gene encoding probable protein phosphatase 2C 9 isoform X2, producing the protein MDSLCCFSSVSQVVGGRSSSNSGKGKSSQSSVKYGYSLVKGKANHPMEDYHVAKFVEFNGRELGLFAIYDGHLGDSVPAYLQKHLFPNILKEEDFWNDPFMSISNAYVTTDQEILSHSPDLGRGGSTAVTAILINNQKLWVANVGDSRAVVSRGGEAAQMTTDHEPNTERGSIETRGGFVSNMPGDVARVNGQLAVSRAFGDKNLKTHLRSDPDIQYADITPDVELLILASDGLWKVMGNQEAVDIARRIKDPQKAAKQLATEALNRDSKDDISCIVVRFKG; encoded by the exons ATGGACAGTCTTTGTTGCTTCAGCTCTGTCAGCCAG GTGGTTGGAGGAAGATCTTCATCTAACTCTGGCAAGGGCAAGAGCAGTCAGTCCTCAGTCAAATATGGCTATAGCCTAGTCAAAGGGAAAGCAAACCATCCCATGGAGGACTACCATGTAGCAAAATTTGTCGAGTTTAATGGGCGAGAGCTTGGCCTTTTTGCTATATATGATGGACACCTGGGAGACAGTGTACCAGCCTATTTACAAAAGCATCTGTTTCCTAATATCTTGAAGGAA GAGGACTTCTGGAATGATCCATTCATGTCCATTTCTAATGCCTATGTAACAACAGATCAGGAAATTCTTTCTCATAGTCCTGATTTGGGACGAGGAGGATCAACTGCAGTGACTGCAATTCTCATAAATAATCAGAAATTATGGGTAGCCAATGTAGGAGATTCTCGAGCTGTTGTGTCAAGGGGAGGGGAGGCTGCACAGATGACAACTGATCATGAGCCCAATACTGAGAGGGGCAGCATTGAGACAAGAGGTGGCTTTGTCTCAAACATGCCAG GTGATGTTGCAAGAGTGAATGGGCAGCTAGCAGTTTCTCGAGCCTTTGGAGACAAAAACCTCAAAACACACTTGCGATCTGATCCTGACATTCAGTACGCTGATATCACCCCAGATGTTGAACTTTTGATACTTGCTAGTGATGGTCTATGGAAG GTAATGGGAAATCAAGAAGCTGTTGATATTGCAAGAAGAATAAAGGATCCACAAAAAGCAGCCAAACAACTAGCCACTGAGGCATTGAACAGAGACAGTAAGGATGATATTTCCTGCATTGTAGTTCGTTTCAAGGGTTGA
- the LOC108320953 gene encoding tobamovirus multiplication protein 1 isoform X5: MAERHLLCPLCRLYLGLIYDPTLMFLYEGHCFATPVNSECVQLVRIQIRVPEDGWTMQKIFHLMNFVVNGLRAVLFGLYKSVFAIRAKALEQMLMELPSLLFFSTCTLLVLFWAEIYHEICLWIYMWIYMIASKPATGLEAAELFLSVISFFSLLGFLLYGGRLFFLLRRFPIESRGRQKKLYEVGSVTSICCTCFLIRCALLAFSVFGKNTDLDVLNHPILNLVYYLMVEIVPSALVLFILRKLPPRRVSDQYHPIR; the protein is encoded by the exons ATGGCAGAGAGGCACTTACTATGCCCTTTGTGTCGCTTATACCTTGGTCTCATTTATGATCCAACACTGATGTTTCTCTATGAGGGTCATTGTTTTGCAACCCCTGTGAACTCTGAATGC GTACAACTGGTGCGAATTCAAATAAGGGTACCTGAAGATGGGTGGACAATGCAGAAGATTTTCCACTTGATGAACTTTGTTGTCAATGGAT TGAGGGCTGTCCTTTTCGGTTTATACAAAAGTGTTTTTGCAATAAGAGCAAAG GCACTAGAGCAGATGTTAATGGAGCTTCCTAGTCTTCTGTTTTTTTCTACGTGTACATTGCTTGTCTTGTTCTGGGCTGAGATATATCACGAG ATCTGCCTCTGGATTTACATGTGGATTTACATGATTGCAAGCAAACCTGCTACAGGCTTGGAAGCTGCAGAACTCTTCCTTTCAG TTATAtcattcttttctcttcttggATTTTTGTTGTACGGTGGAAG GTTGTTTTTCTTATTGAGGCGTTTCCCCATTGAATCTAGAGGCCGTCAAAAGAAACTTTACGAG GTTGGGTCTGTTACTAGTATTTGTTGCACTTGTTTTCTGATAAGATGTGCTTTG CTTGCATTTTCTGTATTTGGTAAGAATACAGATCTTGATGTCTTGAACCATCCCATTCTTAACCTGGTTTACTATTTG ATGGTAGAGATTGTTCCCTCAGCGTTGGTGCTCTTCATACTGCGAAAGCTGCCCCCACGACGAGTTTCTGACCAGTACCACCCCATTAGATGA
- the LOC108320952 gene encoding probable protein phosphatase 2C 9 isoform X1 — protein sequence MDSLCCFSSVSQVVGGRSSSNSGKGKSSQSSVKYGYSLVKGKANHPMEDYHVAKFVEFNGRELGLFAIYDGHLGDSVPAYLQKHLFPNILKEEDFWNDPFMSISNAYVTTDQEILSHSPDLGRGGSTAVTAILINNQKLWVANVGDSRAVVSRGGEAAQMTTDHEPNTERGSIETRGGFVSNMPGDVARVNGQLAVSRAFGDKNLKTHLRSDPDIQYADITPDVELLILASDGLWKVDVILFFSIFPLRQNCTFHALIHLEFFISFTSVLQQFNSFLFQLFSNPKVCPNF from the exons ATGGACAGTCTTTGTTGCTTCAGCTCTGTCAGCCAG GTGGTTGGAGGAAGATCTTCATCTAACTCTGGCAAGGGCAAGAGCAGTCAGTCCTCAGTCAAATATGGCTATAGCCTAGTCAAAGGGAAAGCAAACCATCCCATGGAGGACTACCATGTAGCAAAATTTGTCGAGTTTAATGGGCGAGAGCTTGGCCTTTTTGCTATATATGATGGACACCTGGGAGACAGTGTACCAGCCTATTTACAAAAGCATCTGTTTCCTAATATCTTGAAGGAA GAGGACTTCTGGAATGATCCATTCATGTCCATTTCTAATGCCTATGTAACAACAGATCAGGAAATTCTTTCTCATAGTCCTGATTTGGGACGAGGAGGATCAACTGCAGTGACTGCAATTCTCATAAATAATCAGAAATTATGGGTAGCCAATGTAGGAGATTCTCGAGCTGTTGTGTCAAGGGGAGGGGAGGCTGCACAGATGACAACTGATCATGAGCCCAATACTGAGAGGGGCAGCATTGAGACAAGAGGTGGCTTTGTCTCAAACATGCCAG GTGATGTTGCAAGAGTGAATGGGCAGCTAGCAGTTTCTCGAGCCTTTGGAGACAAAAACCTCAAAACACACTTGCGATCTGATCCTGACATTCAGTACGCTGATATCACCCCAGATGTTGAACTTTTGATACTTGCTAGTGATGGTCTATGGAAGGTTGATgttattctctttttctctatttttccaTTAAGGCAAAACTGCACTTTCCATGCCTTAATTCAccttgaattttttatttcttttacttctgTCCTCCaacaatttaattcatttttatttcaacttttCTCAAATCCAAAAGTTTGTCCCAATTTCTGA
- the LOC108320953 gene encoding tobamovirus multiplication protein 1 isoform X3: MAERHLLCPLCRLYLGLIYDPTLMFLYEGHCFATPVNSECVQLVRIQIRVPEDGWTMQKIFHLMNFVVNGLRAVLFGLYKSVFAIRAKALEQMLMELPSLLFFSTCTLLVLFWAEIYHEVCLLSFGRTTLTVIILWNIFFICLECIQARSEPSQKLRPAYVIINGFIYLVQICLWIYMWIYMIASKPATGLEAAELFLSVISFFSLLGFLLYGGRLFFLLRRFPIESRGRQKKLYEVGSVTSICCTCFLIRCALMVEIVPSALVLFILRKLPPRRVSDQYHPIR, from the exons ATGGCAGAGAGGCACTTACTATGCCCTTTGTGTCGCTTATACCTTGGTCTCATTTATGATCCAACACTGATGTTTCTCTATGAGGGTCATTGTTTTGCAACCCCTGTGAACTCTGAATGC GTACAACTGGTGCGAATTCAAATAAGGGTACCTGAAGATGGGTGGACAATGCAGAAGATTTTCCACTTGATGAACTTTGTTGTCAATGGAT TGAGGGCTGTCCTTTTCGGTTTATACAAAAGTGTTTTTGCAATAAGAGCAAAG GCACTAGAGCAGATGTTAATGGAGCTTCCTAGTCTTCTGTTTTTTTCTACGTGTACATTGCTTGTCTTGTTCTGGGCTGAGATATATCACGAGGTATGTTTACTTTCTTTTGGGAGAACTACATTAACAGTCATTATTTTATggaatattttctttatctgtCTCGAATGTATTCAGGCAAGAAGTGAACCCTCACAGAAACTTAGGCCTgcttatgttattattaatggtTTTATTTACTTGGTACAG ATCTGCCTCTGGATTTACATGTGGATTTACATGATTGCAAGCAAACCTGCTACAGGCTTGGAAGCTGCAGAACTCTTCCTTTCAG TTATAtcattcttttctcttcttggATTTTTGTTGTACGGTGGAAG GTTGTTTTTCTTATTGAGGCGTTTCCCCATTGAATCTAGAGGCCGTCAAAAGAAACTTTACGAG GTTGGGTCTGTTACTAGTATTTGTTGCACTTGTTTTCTGATAAGATGTGCTTTG ATGGTAGAGATTGTTCCCTCAGCGTTGGTGCTCTTCATACTGCGAAAGCTGCCCCCACGACGAGTTTCTGACCAGTACCACCCCATTAGATGA
- the LOC108320953 gene encoding tobamovirus multiplication protein 1 isoform X4 has translation MAERHLLCPLCRLYLGLIYDPTLMFLYEGHCFATPVNSECVQLVRIQIRVPEDGWTMQKIFHLMNFVVNGLRAVLFGLYKSVFAIRAKALEQMLMELPSLLFFSTCTLLVLFWAEIYHEARSEPSQKLRPAYVIINGFIYLVQICLWIYMWIYMIASKPATGLEAAELFLSVISFFSLLGFLLYGGRLFFLLRRFPIESRGRQKKLYEVGSVTSICCTCFLIRCALLAFSVFGKNTDLDVLNHPILNLVYYLMVEIVPSALVLFILRKLPPRRVSDQYHPIR, from the exons ATGGCAGAGAGGCACTTACTATGCCCTTTGTGTCGCTTATACCTTGGTCTCATTTATGATCCAACACTGATGTTTCTCTATGAGGGTCATTGTTTTGCAACCCCTGTGAACTCTGAATGC GTACAACTGGTGCGAATTCAAATAAGGGTACCTGAAGATGGGTGGACAATGCAGAAGATTTTCCACTTGATGAACTTTGTTGTCAATGGAT TGAGGGCTGTCCTTTTCGGTTTATACAAAAGTGTTTTTGCAATAAGAGCAAAG GCACTAGAGCAGATGTTAATGGAGCTTCCTAGTCTTCTGTTTTTTTCTACGTGTACATTGCTTGTCTTGTTCTGGGCTGAGATATATCACGAG GCAAGAAGTGAACCCTCACAGAAACTTAGGCCTgcttatgttattattaatggtTTTATTTACTTGGTACAG ATCTGCCTCTGGATTTACATGTGGATTTACATGATTGCAAGCAAACCTGCTACAGGCTTGGAAGCTGCAGAACTCTTCCTTTCAG TTATAtcattcttttctcttcttggATTTTTGTTGTACGGTGGAAG GTTGTTTTTCTTATTGAGGCGTTTCCCCATTGAATCTAGAGGCCGTCAAAAGAAACTTTACGAG GTTGGGTCTGTTACTAGTATTTGTTGCACTTGTTTTCTGATAAGATGTGCTTTG CTTGCATTTTCTGTATTTGGTAAGAATACAGATCTTGATGTCTTGAACCATCCCATTCTTAACCTGGTTTACTATTTG ATGGTAGAGATTGTTCCCTCAGCGTTGGTGCTCTTCATACTGCGAAAGCTGCCCCCACGACGAGTTTCTGACCAGTACCACCCCATTAGATGA
- the LOC108320952 gene encoding probable protein phosphatase 2C 10 isoform X3, with translation MEDYHVAKFVEFNGRELGLFAIYDGHLGDSVPAYLQKHLFPNILKEEDFWNDPFMSISNAYVTTDQEILSHSPDLGRGGSTAVTAILINNQKLWVANVGDSRAVVSRGGEAAQMTTDHEPNTERGSIETRGGFVSNMPGDVARVNGQLAVSRAFGDKNLKTHLRSDPDIQYADITPDVELLILASDGLWKVDVILFFSIFPLRQNCTFHALIHLEFFISFTSVLQQFNSFLFQLFSNPKVCPNF, from the exons ATGGAGGACTACCATGTAGCAAAATTTGTCGAGTTTAATGGGCGAGAGCTTGGCCTTTTTGCTATATATGATGGACACCTGGGAGACAGTGTACCAGCCTATTTACAAAAGCATCTGTTTCCTAATATCTTGAAGGAA GAGGACTTCTGGAATGATCCATTCATGTCCATTTCTAATGCCTATGTAACAACAGATCAGGAAATTCTTTCTCATAGTCCTGATTTGGGACGAGGAGGATCAACTGCAGTGACTGCAATTCTCATAAATAATCAGAAATTATGGGTAGCCAATGTAGGAGATTCTCGAGCTGTTGTGTCAAGGGGAGGGGAGGCTGCACAGATGACAACTGATCATGAGCCCAATACTGAGAGGGGCAGCATTGAGACAAGAGGTGGCTTTGTCTCAAACATGCCAG GTGATGTTGCAAGAGTGAATGGGCAGCTAGCAGTTTCTCGAGCCTTTGGAGACAAAAACCTCAAAACACACTTGCGATCTGATCCTGACATTCAGTACGCTGATATCACCCCAGATGTTGAACTTTTGATACTTGCTAGTGATGGTCTATGGAAGGTTGATgttattctctttttctctatttttccaTTAAGGCAAAACTGCACTTTCCATGCCTTAATTCAccttgaattttttatttcttttacttctgTCCTCCaacaatttaattcatttttatttcaacttttCTCAAATCCAAAAGTTTGTCCCAATTTCTGA